From Micrococcus porci, one genomic window encodes:
- the truB gene encoding tRNA pseudouridine(55) synthase TruB codes for MNARTAHAPTPDAPGTEASGVVLVDKPAGWTSHDVVGRVRRLAGTRKVGHAGTLDPMATGLLVVGVNKATRLLTAITGTDKEYTATIRLGQSTTTDDAEGEVVQTRLANAVTPERVAEQVAALTGDILQVPSSVSAVKVAGRRAYDRVRAGEDVQLDARPVTVHAFEVEDFRRLDGGRTVDLDVTVRCSSGTYVRALARDLGEALDTGGHLTALRRTAVGPFRVEDAVDLDALAERFVMTELSAAAAGLFPVRELTAHEAAELSFGRAIDPSGELAAAAGASGKAADGLVAGRTPDGTVVALLQDGRRSGRDVARPHLVFAPAEGQGKEEAR; via the coding sequence GTGAACGCGCGCACCGCACACGCACCGACCCCTGACGCCCCCGGCACGGAGGCGTCGGGGGTCGTCCTCGTGGACAAGCCGGCCGGATGGACCTCGCACGACGTCGTCGGGCGGGTCCGCCGGCTGGCGGGCACCCGCAAGGTGGGCCACGCCGGCACCCTGGACCCGATGGCCACGGGCCTGCTGGTGGTGGGCGTGAACAAGGCCACGCGCCTGCTCACCGCCATCACGGGGACGGACAAGGAGTACACGGCGACGATCCGCCTGGGGCAGTCGACCACCACGGACGACGCCGAGGGTGAGGTCGTCCAGACGCGCCTGGCCAACGCGGTCACGCCGGAGCGGGTGGCGGAGCAGGTGGCCGCGCTGACGGGGGACATCCTCCAGGTGCCGTCGTCGGTGTCCGCGGTGAAGGTGGCCGGCCGCCGCGCCTACGACCGCGTGCGCGCGGGCGAGGACGTGCAGCTGGACGCCCGGCCCGTCACGGTGCACGCGTTCGAGGTGGAGGACTTCCGTCGGCTCGACGGCGGCCGCACCGTGGACCTGGACGTCACGGTGCGGTGCTCGTCCGGCACGTACGTCCGGGCGCTGGCCCGGGACCTGGGGGAGGCCCTCGACACCGGCGGCCACCTCACCGCGCTGCGGCGCACCGCGGTCGGGCCGTTCCGGGTGGAGGACGCCGTGGACCTGGACGCACTGGCGGAGCGGTTCGTCATGACCGAGCTGTCCGCGGCCGCCGCCGGGCTGTTCCCGGTGCGGGAGCTCACCGCCCACGAGGCCGCGGAGCTCTCCTTCGGCCGGGCGATCGACCCCTCCGGGGAGCTCGCCGCGGCCGCCGGGGCGTCCGGGAAGGCCGCCGATGGCCTCGTGGCCGGCCGCACCCCCGACGGCACCGTGGTCGCCCTCCTCCAGGACGGCCGCCGCTCCGGGAGGGACGTGGCCCGCCCGCACCTGGTGTTCGCCCCCGCCGAGGGGCAGGGGAAGGAGGAGGCGCGATGA
- a CDS encoding class I SAM-dependent methyltransferase produces the protein MPDSGAAPRPAGGYVPALPSRPAITRTGGVNPFEVSPEQGEQYDAVRPSYPAAAVDWVLDGLGAGLDVVETGAGTGLFTRRLAERPAERVRSVAAVEPSEAMRAVLERDVAAGSAGRVRAVDGTGEATGLADGCADVVVAAQAWHWMDAERASAEAARVLRPGGRLAAVWNQLDVTVPWVHRLTRIMHAGDVHAAAPERRRFAAPFGPEEHARWSWSLTTTPAGLHALMASRSYWLRAREGTRARMTANLDWYLHEHLGHAAGEELTLPYVTVAWRAPAPAR, from the coding sequence TTGCCTGACTCGGGCGCCGCGCCGCGCCCCGCCGGCGGGTACGTCCCCGCGCTGCCTTCGCGGCCGGCGATCACCCGCACCGGCGGGGTCAACCCGTTCGAGGTCTCCCCGGAGCAGGGCGAGCAGTACGACGCCGTCCGCCCCTCCTACCCCGCGGCGGCCGTGGACTGGGTGCTGGACGGGCTCGGCGCGGGCCTGGACGTGGTGGAGACGGGCGCGGGCACGGGCCTGTTCACCCGGCGGCTCGCCGAGCGGCCCGCAGAGCGGGTGCGCTCGGTGGCCGCCGTCGAGCCCTCGGAGGCCATGCGCGCGGTCCTGGAGCGGGACGTGGCCGCCGGCTCGGCGGGTCGGGTGCGCGCCGTGGACGGCACGGGCGAGGCGACCGGCCTGGCGGACGGGTGCGCCGACGTCGTGGTGGCGGCCCAGGCCTGGCACTGGATGGACGCGGAGCGGGCGAGTGCGGAGGCGGCGCGCGTGCTGCGGCCCGGGGGTCGGCTGGCGGCGGTGTGGAACCAGCTGGACGTCACCGTGCCGTGGGTGCACCGGCTCACGCGCATCATGCACGCCGGGGACGTGCACGCCGCCGCTCCGGAGCGCCGCCGGTTCGCCGCCCCGTTCGGCCCGGAGGAGCACGCCCGCTGGTCCTGGTCCCTCACGACGACGCCGGCCGGGCTCCACGCGCTCATGGCCTCGCGCTCGTACTGGCTTCGCGCGAGGGAAGGGACCCGGGCGCGGATGACGGCGAACCTGGACTGGTACCTGCACGAGCACTTGGGGCATGCGGCGGGGGAGGAACTGACCCTGCCCTACGTCACCGTGGCCTGGCGGGCACCGGCACCCGCCCGCTGA
- the rpsO gene encoding 30S ribosomal protein S15 yields the protein MALDPAVKQQIIKEYATHEGDTGSPEVQIAVLSRRIKDLTEHLKEHKHDHHTRRGLMALVGRRRRMLGYLQKVDIERYRALIERLGLRK from the coding sequence ATGGCCCTGGATCCCGCTGTCAAGCAGCAGATCATCAAGGAGTACGCCACCCACGAGGGCGACACCGGTTCCCCCGAGGTGCAGATCGCGGTCCTGTCGCGTCGCATCAAGGACCTGACCGAGCACCTCAAGGAGCACAAGCACGACCACCACACCCGCCGCGGCCTGATGGCCCTGGTCGGTCGCCGTCGTCGCATGCTCGGCTACCTGCAGAAGGTCGACATCGAGCGCTACCGCGCGCTGATCGAGCGCCTCGGCCTGCGCAAGTGA
- a CDS encoding polyribonucleotide nucleotidyltransferase: MEGPEITFAEAVIDNGRHGTRTVRFETGRLAQQAAGSAMVYIDEETSMLSATTVGKHPREGFDFFPLTVDVEERMYAAGRIPGSFFRREGRPSTDAILTCRLIDRPLRPAFTKGIRNEVQVVVTVTSIAPDEIYDTVAINAASLSTQLSGLPFSGPIGGVRMALLDDGSGQRQWVAFPKHSQLEDAVFNMAVAGRVAGDDVAIMMVEAEAGENAWTLVKERGAQAPTEEIVAEGLEAAKPFIRALCEAQADLAARAGKAPVEVPVFKDYEQDAYDAVEKIATDRLTEIFSIADKQEREAASDAYHLEVIEELAGEGKDFAERKGEVAKAYGSLTKQIVRRRILKDQVRIDGRGLTDIRKLTAEVEVLPRVHGSAIFERGETQIMGVTTLNMLKMEQQIDSLAPETSKRYMHHYNFPPYSTGETGRVGSPKRREIGHGALAERALVPVLPAREEFPYAIRQVSEALGSNGSTSMGSVCASTLSLLNAGVPLRAHVAGIAMGLVSAEVEGQTQYAALTDILGAEDAFGDMDFKVAGTSEFVTAIQLDTKLDGIPASVLAGALTQAREARLHILSVLEAAIDQPDELAPTAPRIISVRIPVDKIGAVIGPKGAMINQIQDDTGADITIEDDGTVLIGATDGASAEAARSAVNAIANPQVPEVGERYLGTVVKLTTFGAFVSLTPGKDGLLHISELRKLNEGKRVEDVEDVLGVGQKVQVEITKIDDRGKLSLAPVVADEDAAAGESREEDEEA, encoded by the coding sequence ATGGAAGGTCCTGAGATCACGTTCGCCGAGGCCGTCATCGACAACGGCCGCCACGGCACCCGCACCGTCCGCTTCGAGACCGGCCGCCTCGCCCAGCAGGCCGCCGGCTCCGCGATGGTCTACATCGACGAGGAGACGTCGATGCTGTCCGCCACCACCGTGGGCAAGCACCCGCGCGAGGGCTTCGACTTCTTCCCGCTGACCGTGGACGTCGAGGAGCGCATGTACGCCGCCGGGCGCATCCCCGGCTCCTTCTTCCGCCGCGAGGGCCGCCCGTCCACGGACGCGATCCTCACCTGCCGCCTGATCGACCGCCCGCTCCGCCCGGCGTTCACCAAGGGCATCCGCAACGAGGTCCAGGTCGTCGTGACCGTCACCTCCATCGCCCCGGACGAGATCTACGACACGGTGGCCATCAACGCCGCGTCCCTGTCCACGCAGCTCTCCGGCCTGCCGTTCTCCGGCCCCATCGGCGGCGTGCGCATGGCCCTGCTCGACGACGGCTCCGGCCAGCGCCAGTGGGTCGCCTTCCCGAAGCACTCCCAGCTCGAGGACGCCGTGTTCAACATGGCGGTCGCCGGCCGCGTGGCGGGCGACGACGTCGCCATCATGATGGTCGAGGCCGAGGCCGGCGAGAACGCCTGGACCCTGGTCAAGGAGCGCGGCGCGCAGGCCCCCACCGAGGAGATCGTGGCCGAGGGCCTCGAGGCCGCCAAGCCCTTCATCCGCGCCCTCTGCGAGGCCCAGGCGGACCTCGCGGCCCGCGCCGGCAAGGCCCCGGTCGAGGTCCCGGTGTTCAAGGACTACGAGCAGGACGCCTACGACGCCGTGGAGAAGATCGCCACGGACCGCCTGACCGAGATCTTCTCGATCGCGGACAAGCAGGAGCGCGAGGCCGCCTCGGACGCCTACCACCTCGAGGTCATCGAGGAACTCGCCGGCGAGGGCAAGGACTTCGCCGAGCGCAAGGGCGAGGTCGCCAAGGCCTACGGCTCGCTGACCAAGCAGATCGTGCGCCGCCGCATCCTGAAGGACCAGGTCCGCATCGACGGCCGCGGCCTCACGGACATCCGCAAGCTCACCGCCGAGGTCGAGGTCCTGCCGCGCGTGCACGGCTCCGCGATCTTCGAGCGCGGCGAGACCCAGATCATGGGCGTCACCACGCTGAACATGCTCAAGATGGAGCAGCAGATCGACTCCCTGGCGCCGGAGACCTCCAAGCGCTACATGCACCACTACAACTTCCCGCCCTACTCCACGGGCGAGACCGGCCGCGTGGGCTCCCCGAAGCGTCGCGAGATCGGCCACGGCGCCCTCGCCGAGCGCGCCCTGGTGCCCGTGCTGCCCGCCCGCGAGGAGTTCCCCTACGCGATCCGCCAGGTGTCCGAGGCCCTCGGCTCCAACGGCTCCACGTCGATGGGCTCCGTCTGCGCCTCCACCCTGTCCCTGCTGAACGCGGGCGTGCCGCTGCGCGCGCACGTGGCCGGCATCGCCATGGGCCTCGTCTCCGCCGAGGTGGAGGGCCAGACCCAGTACGCGGCGCTGACCGACATCCTCGGCGCCGAGGACGCGTTCGGCGACATGGACTTCAAGGTGGCCGGCACCTCCGAGTTCGTCACCGCGATCCAGCTGGACACCAAGCTCGACGGCATCCCCGCCTCCGTGCTGGCCGGCGCGCTGACCCAGGCCCGCGAGGCCCGCCTGCACATCCTCTCCGTGCTCGAGGCCGCCATCGACCAGCCGGACGAGCTGGCCCCGACGGCGCCGCGCATCATCTCCGTGCGCATCCCCGTGGACAAGATCGGCGCGGTCATCGGCCCGAAGGGCGCCATGATCAACCAGATCCAGGACGACACAGGCGCGGACATCACCATCGAGGACGACGGCACCGTGCTGATCGGCGCCACCGACGGCGCCTCCGCCGAGGCCGCCCGCTCCGCCGTGAACGCGATCGCCAACCCGCAGGTCCCCGAGGTCGGCGAGCGCTACCTCGGCACCGTGGTGAAGCTGACCACCTTCGGCGCGTTCGTCTCCCTCACCCCGGGCAAGGACGGCCTGCTGCACATCTCCGAGCTGCGCAAGCTCAACGAGGGCAAGCGCGTGGAGGACGTCGAGGACGTGCTCGGCGTGGGCCAGAAGGTCCAGGTGGAGATCACCAAGATCGACGACCGCGGCAAGCTCTCCCTCGCCCCGGTGGTCGCCGACGAGGACGCCGCCGCCGGCGAGTCGCGCGAGGAGGACGAGGAGGCCTGA
- a CDS encoding CPBP family intramembrane glutamic endopeptidase, whose amino-acid sequence MTTPSQPRPAPSPTAPAAGPLWAPPAWGPPAWGPPAPLPKPLDLPLVGHSYPELMRTPRARWWNPLASFGMVLLGVGVLTVLLTVPMALVLFQQLDPGELWSAEGPSEASLELALFSAPMVLLNNLLLAALTGVALLAVLVAHPVKARFLHSVEGRVRWRWLLRAHLVLLPLFLVYVLGTWALDGARVAPRPEDWGWLLAMALLVTPFQAAGEEYLFRGWTMLALGTWIRRPGVAVAVTAAVSAVAFALAHGSLNPWILLDLGVFAVAAVLLTWRTGGLEAAVALHVVNNVVILAFGTVTGLATESYVTASTQGDPLATLVSAAVTALATVLLLWQAKRAGVARTVPSAVGARP is encoded by the coding sequence ATGACGACGCCCTCGCAGCCCCGGCCCGCCCCGAGTCCGACCGCGCCCGCCGCGGGACCGCTGTGGGCGCCCCCGGCATGGGGCCCGCCCGCATGGGGTCCTCCGGCTCCACTGCCGAAGCCCCTGGACCTTCCGCTGGTCGGCCACTCCTACCCGGAGCTGATGCGCACCCCGCGGGCCCGCTGGTGGAACCCGCTGGCGTCCTTCGGGATGGTCCTGCTCGGCGTCGGTGTCCTCACGGTGCTCCTGACGGTGCCGATGGCGCTGGTGCTGTTCCAGCAGCTCGACCCGGGTGAGCTGTGGTCCGCCGAGGGTCCCTCCGAGGCGTCCCTCGAGCTGGCCTTGTTCTCCGCCCCCATGGTCCTGCTGAACAACCTCCTGCTCGCGGCGCTGACCGGCGTCGCGCTGCTGGCCGTGCTGGTGGCCCACCCGGTGAAGGCGCGCTTCCTGCACTCCGTGGAGGGGCGCGTGCGGTGGCGGTGGCTGCTGCGCGCCCACCTCGTGCTGCTGCCGCTGTTCCTGGTGTACGTCCTCGGCACCTGGGCCCTCGACGGCGCCCGGGTGGCCCCCCGGCCCGAGGACTGGGGGTGGCTGCTGGCCATGGCCCTGCTGGTGACCCCGTTCCAGGCGGCGGGCGAGGAGTACCTGTTCCGCGGGTGGACGATGCTCGCGCTCGGCACGTGGATCCGCCGCCCCGGGGTGGCCGTGGCGGTCACGGCCGCGGTCTCCGCGGTGGCCTTCGCCCTCGCCCACGGCTCCCTGAACCCGTGGATCCTGCTGGACCTGGGCGTCTTCGCGGTCGCGGCCGTCCTGCTCACCTGGCGCACCGGCGGGCTCGAGGCCGCCGTGGCCCTGCACGTGGTGAACAACGTGGTCATCCTGGCCTTCGGCACGGTCACCGGCCTGGCGACGGAGAGCTACGTGACCGCCTCCACCCAGGGCGACCCGCTCGCCACGCTGGTCTCCGCGGCCGTGACCGCGCTCGCCACCGTCCTGTTGCTGTGGCAGGCGAAGCGGGCCGGCGTGGCCCGCACGGTGCCCTCGGCGGTGGGCGCGCGCCCCTGA
- the rbfA gene encoding 30S ribosome-binding factor RbfA, producing MADPARAGRLAQRIKVLVAEALRRAVKDERVEPVTVTEVRVTNDLQHATVYYTVLGDEAVVAAAQEAIQENRGVLRREVGRGLTIRLVPTLEFVADTVPEAAAHLEDVLRAAKERDAELAKAREGAQYAGDADPYRTSGDDDEQD from the coding sequence ATGGCCGATCCGGCCCGCGCAGGCCGCCTGGCCCAGCGCATCAAGGTGCTCGTCGCGGAGGCGCTCCGGCGCGCCGTGAAGGACGAGCGCGTGGAGCCCGTCACCGTGACGGAGGTCCGCGTGACCAACGACCTGCAGCACGCCACCGTGTACTACACGGTGCTCGGGGACGAGGCCGTCGTGGCTGCGGCCCAGGAGGCCATCCAGGAGAACCGCGGCGTGCTGCGCCGTGAGGTGGGCCGCGGGCTCACCATCCGCCTGGTCCCGACCCTCGAGTTCGTGGCGGACACCGTCCCGGAGGCGGCCGCCCACCTCGAGGACGTGCTGCGTGCCGCGAAGGAGCGGGACGCCGAGCTGGCGAAGGCCCGCGAGGGCGCCCAGTACGCCGGCGACGCGGACCCGTACCGCACCTCCGGCGACGACGACGAGCAGGACTGA
- a CDS encoding YlxR family protein — translation MSPRTVVRTCVGCRSQADQQELMRVALEPGTTPPTVVWDPLRRRPGRGAWVHPGPECLQLALRRRAFHRAFRGQVDPDGLEAGTRASAARPTDEGGSEI, via the coding sequence ATGTCCCCGAGGACGGTCGTGCGCACCTGCGTCGGATGCCGGTCGCAGGCGGACCAGCAAGAGCTGATGCGCGTGGCGCTGGAGCCCGGCACGACACCCCCGACCGTCGTGTGGGATCCCCTTCGCCGCCGCCCCGGACGCGGTGCCTGGGTGCACCCCGGCCCGGAGTGCCTCCAGCTCGCCCTGCGCCGTCGTGCGTTCCACCGGGCCTTCCGCGGCCAGGTGGACCCGGACGGCCTCGAGGCGGGCACGCGCGCATCGGCTGCCAGACCGACAGATGAAGGCGGGTCAGAGATCTGA
- the infB gene encoding translation initiation factor IF-2, with translation MAKVRVHELAKELGITSKEALSTLKDLGEFVSSASSTIEPPVVKKLRGAYPGAGAKGSAKPAAAAPAAPKPAGGSAPSPAAAKPAAASAPGASAPKPGSAAPQPGSAAPKPGGSAPKPGASAPAPAAQKSAPAAPKAPAAPAPQAPAPKPGASAPKPGASAPKPGGAKPAPRPGNNPFTSKAGSAGPRPGGGRSGGPRPGNNPFAPSQGMRSGREDRAPRPGGPRPAAGAGGPRPGGPRPAAAGAGGPRPGGPRPNPGMMPKHITPAATPARGGGRGRPGAGGPGGGPGRPGGGPAGRGGGRGNAQGAFGRGGGARKGRKSKRAKRQEFEQQHTREIGGVKVLKGDGTTVVRLRRGASLADFAEKIHADVADLVKVLFTLGEMASANQSLDEETFQLLGGELGYVVQIVSPEDEDKELLEAFDIDLEAEAAGEDEADLQPRPAVVTVMGHVDHGKTRLLDAIRSSNVTAGEAGGITQHIGAYQVPVEHEGSERRLTFIDTPGHEAFTAMRARGAKVTDIAVLVVAADDGVMPQTVEALNHAQSAGVPIVVAVNKIDKDSAQPDKIRGQLTEYGLIPEEYGGDTMFVDVSARNNLHIDDLLEAILLTADAALELSANPDKAARGVAIEANLDKGRGAVVTVLVQTGTLRVGDTMVVGSAHGRVRAMFDENGTPVEEATPSRPVQVLGLSSVPRAGDSFLVTDDERTARQIAEKREAADRNAQLAKRRKRITLEDFDQAVAEGKLDTLNLIIKGDASGAVEALEDSLLKIEVGEDEVQLRVIHRGVGAITQNDVNLATVDNAIIIGFNVRPAERVADLADKEGVDMRFYSVIYDAIDDIENALKGMLKPEYEEVQLGSAEVREVFRSSKWGAIAGSLVRSGLIRRNAQARLVRDGAVVSENLKIESLRRFKDDATEVREGYECGIGLGNFNDIKEGDVIETFEMQEKPRV, from the coding sequence GTGGCAAAGGTCCGCGTCCACGAGCTCGCCAAGGAGCTCGGCATCACCTCGAAGGAGGCCTTGAGCACCCTCAAGGACCTGGGGGAGTTCGTCTCCTCCGCCTCCTCGACCATCGAGCCCCCGGTGGTCAAGAAGCTCCGCGGCGCCTACCCCGGCGCCGGAGCGAAGGGCTCCGCGAAGCCCGCCGCGGCGGCCCCCGCCGCCCCGAAGCCGGCCGGCGGGTCCGCCCCGTCGCCTGCCGCGGCCAAGCCCGCCGCGGCGTCGGCGCCCGGTGCGTCGGCCCCGAAGCCGGGCTCCGCCGCCCCCCAGCCGGGGTCTGCCGCCCCCAAGCCGGGCGGGTCCGCCCCGAAGCCGGGCGCGTCCGCTCCGGCCCCGGCGGCCCAGAAGTCCGCCCCCGCGGCTCCGAAGGCTCCCGCGGCACCGGCACCCCAGGCCCCGGCCCCGAAGCCGGGCGCCTCCGCGCCCAAGCCGGGCGCGTCCGCCCCGAAGCCGGGCGGTGCCAAGCCGGCCCCGCGACCGGGCAACAACCCGTTCACGTCCAAGGCCGGCTCCGCCGGGCCGCGTCCGGGCGGCGGCCGCTCCGGCGGCCCGCGTCCGGGCAACAACCCGTTCGCGCCCTCCCAGGGCATGCGCTCCGGCCGTGAGGACCGCGCGCCCCGTCCGGGCGGCCCGCGTCCGGCGGCGGGCGCCGGCGGCCCCCGTCCGGGCGGCCCCCGCCCCGCAGCGGCCGGTGCCGGCGGTCCCCGTCCGGGCGGCCCCCGCCCGAACCCGGGCATGATGCCCAAGCACATCACCCCTGCCGCCACCCCGGCACGGGGCGGCGGCCGAGGCCGTCCCGGTGCGGGCGGTCCCGGCGGCGGCCCCGGCCGTCCCGGCGGCGGTCCCGCCGGCCGTGGCGGCGGCCGCGGCAATGCGCAGGGCGCATTCGGCCGCGGAGGCGGCGCGCGCAAGGGTCGCAAGTCGAAGCGCGCGAAGCGCCAGGAGTTCGAGCAGCAGCACACCCGCGAGATCGGCGGCGTCAAGGTCCTCAAGGGCGACGGCACCACCGTGGTCCGCCTGCGCCGCGGCGCGTCCCTGGCGGACTTCGCGGAGAAGATCCACGCGGACGTGGCGGACCTGGTGAAGGTGCTCTTCACCCTGGGCGAGATGGCCTCGGCCAACCAGTCCCTGGACGAGGAGACCTTCCAGCTCCTGGGCGGCGAGCTCGGCTACGTCGTGCAGATCGTGTCCCCGGAGGACGAGGACAAGGAGCTGCTCGAGGCCTTCGACATCGACCTCGAGGCCGAGGCGGCCGGCGAGGACGAGGCCGACCTGCAGCCGCGCCCGGCCGTCGTGACCGTCATGGGCCACGTCGACCACGGCAAGACCCGTCTGCTGGACGCCATCCGCTCCTCGAACGTCACCGCGGGCGAGGCCGGCGGCATCACCCAGCACATCGGCGCCTACCAGGTGCCGGTGGAGCACGAGGGCTCCGAGCGTCGCCTGACCTTCATCGACACCCCGGGCCACGAGGCGTTCACCGCCATGCGTGCCCGCGGTGCCAAGGTCACGGACATCGCCGTGCTCGTGGTCGCGGCCGACGACGGCGTCATGCCGCAGACGGTCGAGGCCCTGAACCACGCGCAGTCGGCCGGCGTGCCGATCGTGGTGGCGGTCAACAAGATCGACAAGGACTCCGCCCAGCCGGACAAGATCCGCGGCCAGCTCACCGAGTACGGGCTGATCCCCGAGGAGTACGGCGGCGACACGATGTTCGTGGACGTCTCCGCGCGGAACAACCTGCACATCGACGACCTGCTCGAGGCGATCCTGCTCACCGCGGACGCCGCCCTCGAGCTGAGCGCCAACCCGGACAAGGCCGCCCGCGGCGTCGCCATCGAGGCGAACCTCGACAAGGGCCGCGGCGCTGTCGTGACCGTGCTGGTGCAGACCGGCACGCTGCGCGTGGGCGACACCATGGTGGTGGGCTCCGCCCACGGCCGCGTGCGCGCCATGTTCGACGAGAACGGCACGCCGGTGGAGGAGGCGACCCCGTCGCGTCCCGTGCAGGTCCTCGGCCTGTCCTCCGTGCCGCGCGCCGGCGACTCGTTCCTCGTCACCGACGACGAGCGCACCGCGCGTCAGATCGCGGAGAAGCGCGAGGCCGCGGACCGCAACGCCCAGCTGGCCAAGCGCCGCAAGCGCATCACGCTGGAGGACTTCGACCAGGCCGTGGCCGAGGGCAAGCTGGACACCCTCAACCTCATCATCAAGGGCGACGCCTCCGGCGCCGTCGAGGCCCTGGAGGACTCGCTGCTCAAGATCGAGGTCGGGGAGGACGAGGTGCAGCTGCGCGTCATCCACCGCGGCGTCGGCGCGATCACGCAGAACGACGTCAACCTGGCCACCGTGGACAACGCCATCATCATCGGCTTCAACGTGCGTCCCGCCGAGCGGGTCGCCGACCTGGCCGACAAGGAGGGCGTGGACATGCGGTTCTACAGCGTGATCTACGACGCGATCGACGACATCGAGAATGCGCTCAAGGGCATGCTGAAGCCGGAGTACGAGGAGGTGCAGCTCGGCAGCGCCGAGGTGCGCGAGGTGTTCCGCTCCTCCAAGTGGGGCGCCATCGCCGGCTCCCTGGTCCGCTCGGGCCTCATCCGCCGCAACGCCCAGGCCCGCCTGGTGCGCGACGGCGCCGTGGTGTCCGAGAACCTCAAGATCGAGTCGCTGCGCCGCTTCAAGGACGACGCCACCGAGGTCCGCGAGGGCTACGAGTGCGGCATCGGCCTGGGCAACTTCAACGACATCAAGGAGGGCGACGTGATCGAGACCTTCGAGATGCAGGAGAAGCCGCGCGTCTGA
- a CDS encoding bifunctional riboflavin kinase/FAD synthetase yields MLVWNSMAEVPTDLPRTVVALGNFDGVHRGHRAVLERVVEIAHERGQLAVAVTFTPHPRVVHQPGLEHVEILSPEQRAVRLDETGIDALFLQHYTLEFAAQTPEEFVTSMFVRGLNAAAVVVGRDVRFGRDNAGDFAEMVRLGGVHGFDVVAVEDLPAEDGDGERRCSSTWIRELLAAGDVAHAAEVLGRNHVVAGAVVHGFARGRELGFPTANLEADAAGMIPADGVYAGWVHDAHGSVWPAAVSIGSNPTFEGVSRVVEAHVIDRPEEPVEDFDLYGQQIEVEFVERLRGMVAYEGVEKLVAQMHQDVDQARAVLAAAPQPAGRV; encoded by the coding sequence ATGCTCGTCTGGAACTCGATGGCGGAGGTCCCCACGGACCTGCCCCGCACGGTGGTGGCCCTGGGCAACTTCGACGGCGTGCACCGCGGCCACCGGGCCGTGCTGGAGCGCGTGGTGGAGATCGCCCACGAGCGCGGCCAGCTGGCCGTGGCGGTCACGTTCACCCCGCACCCCCGCGTCGTGCACCAGCCCGGCCTGGAGCATGTGGAGATCCTCAGCCCGGAGCAGCGTGCGGTGCGCCTGGACGAGACGGGGATCGACGCCCTGTTCCTGCAGCACTACACGCTGGAGTTCGCGGCGCAGACCCCGGAGGAGTTCGTCACCTCGATGTTCGTGCGGGGCCTGAACGCCGCCGCCGTGGTGGTGGGCCGGGACGTCCGCTTCGGGAGGGACAACGCGGGCGACTTCGCGGAGATGGTGCGCCTGGGCGGCGTGCACGGCTTCGATGTCGTCGCCGTGGAGGACCTGCCCGCAGAGGACGGGGACGGGGAGCGCCGCTGCTCCTCCACGTGGATCCGCGAGCTCCTGGCGGCCGGGGACGTCGCCCACGCCGCGGAGGTGCTGGGCCGCAACCACGTGGTGGCCGGCGCGGTCGTGCACGGGTTCGCCCGCGGGCGCGAGCTGGGCTTCCCCACGGCGAACCTCGAGGCGGACGCGGCCGGCATGATCCCGGCCGACGGCGTCTACGCCGGCTGGGTGCACGACGCGCACGGCTCCGTGTGGCCGGCGGCGGTCTCGATCGGCTCGAACCCGACGTTCGAGGGCGTCTCCCGCGTGGTGGAGGCCCACGTGATCGACCGCCCCGAGGAGCCCGTGGAGGACTTCGACCTCTACGGCCAGCAGATCGAGGTGGAGTTCGTGGAGCGGCTGCGCGGCATGGTGGCCTACGAGGGCGTGGAGAAGCTCGTGGCGCAGATGCACCAGGACGTGGACCAGGCCCGGGCCGTCCTCGCCGCGGCCCCGCAGCCCGCCGGCCGTGTCTGA